One window of Nicotiana tomentosiformis chromosome 11, ASM39032v3, whole genome shotgun sequence genomic DNA carries:
- the LOC138901674 gene encoding uncharacterized protein yields MHATKTEGVELVAYRQKGVAYSWFELWEDSREEGSPPARWSEFVDEFIDHFLPAETRATHAAKFENLNQGSRNVWEYHMEFVHLSKYAILMLPTMEARVRRFVQGLSPLVIIEAATSALNSDMNYGKMGTGRGTAQPSSSAAATSSAPSPARGPPAPAGRGAARGGAQSSEGPSRFYAMSSHQNAQASPDVVTCILTVQTHDVYALIDPGSTLSYITPYVAMEFGIEPEQLPESFSISTPVGESIVSALVYRGCVVTVRCRDIVADLIELGMVDFDVIMGMDWLYSCFAKLNCRTRTVRFEFPSDPIVEWKEDNMVPKGRFISYLKATKMIHKGCIYHLVRVTDTDAEAPTLESVQVVKEFSEVFPDELHGTSPNREELPGVEIEIDYNAGVDLARGYR; encoded by the exons ATGCATGCTACTAaaacggagggagtggagttggtcGCCTACCGCCAGAAAGgagtggcatattcttggtttgagctgtgggaggactctcgggaggaggggagccctccagcgagatggagtgagtttgttgatgagtttatagaccatttcttgcctgccgagactagggcAACCCATGCCGCAAAGTTTGAGAATCTTAATCAAGGGAGtaggaatgtgtgggagtatcacatggagttcgtgcacctgtcaaaatatgccattctcatgttgcctactatggaggctagagtgcgccgctttgtgcagggccttagcccattGGTTATCATTGAGGCCGCTACAAGTGCCTTGAATTCAgacatgaactatgggaaaatg GGTACGGGCAGGGGCACAGCAcagccatccagttctgcagctgctacatcttccgCACCCTCTCCAGCTCGAGGCCCTCCGGCaccagcagggcgtggtgcagctaggggtggtgcgcagAGTTCAGAAGGACCCagtcgtttctatgctatgagcaGTCACCAGAATGCacaggcttctccagatgttgtcacatgtatattgactgtccaaactcatgatgtatatgctcttattgatcccggttccaccttatCCTAtattaccccttatgttgctatggaatttgggatagaaccggaacaacttcctgagtcgttctctatatctactccggttggcgagtctattgtgtcTGCACtagtttataggggttgtgttgtcacggtgcgttgTCGGGACatcgtggccgatctcattgaattggggatggttgattttgatgtaattatggggatggattggctttattcatgttttgctaagctcaactgccgaactagaactgtgaggtttgaatttccaagtgACCCAATTGTTGAGTGGAAGGAGGATAAtatggtgccgaagggtaggtttatttcttaccttaaggccacgaagatgattcacaaggggtgtatctatcacttagtccgggttacggacaccgatgctgaggcacctacactcgagtcaGTGCAAGTTGTGAAAGAATTTTCGGAGGTCTTTCCAGATGAGCTCCATGGGACTTCGCCTAACAGGGAG gagcttccaggagttgaaatcgagattgactacaacgccggtgttgaccttgccagagggtacagatga